In the genome of Pelagicoccus sp. SDUM812003, one region contains:
- a CDS encoding ATP-binding protein → MNPRQRNRKESATPIASQWARFRLDGRLLECSDWLRSRWSEGGLLEIAQHARDFFYLGEMDSEAFYTSWVNSVRGETRESTLRLIGRERARFVCTFEPEWSEKEKVEGVKVTFKELSSGDRAGGTNLEGLYKSAFSSLSTPLAITDASGRVKEANHAFLTLINRNLDEAAGEVLFDLFVAQRGGNDRSLFESNLENRCDFHQTLRLPRKYGSALLIKLNASLMDGDSDSLFVFSANVMENASSGLKEDLDALASIRTLLEQSERRAPELGGTLEALREQVDALKAESDAKSEFLASMSHEIRTPMNAVIGFCDLLLNTRLDDEQGEYVEAIYQSGQLLIQLIGQVLDYSKIASGHLQMESESLSLEQILMEVQAIMGTRLRSKNIVFLLDRDGLSQPNVLGDATRLKQILINLLGNAYKFTRKGEIRLVAESDDSPLRDHVCIRVRVEDTGIGIDPTRLDSLFNPFAQANSRIARDYGGTGLGLAICKRLCQAMYGDIWVESTSKAHGSVFAFEIHLPLASMSRKPGEASNTMKQSTLSEKTDSPKAQSQASEKRSQDKDPLRVLVVDDNPNNLLITSKLSQHLGYDSQTVSNGVDAIEKLKAEDFDIVLMDVRMAPINGMETTRKIRDGEAGEHSKGSYIIALTAHALQGDKEKCLASGMNDYLSKPLTLEKLDESLSKAREALSLD, encoded by the coding sequence GTGAATCCGAGACAAAGAAACCGAAAAGAGTCCGCCACGCCGATTGCTTCGCAATGGGCTCGATTTCGATTGGACGGACGATTGCTCGAGTGTTCCGACTGGCTGAGGTCGCGTTGGAGCGAGGGCGGGTTGTTGGAGATCGCCCAGCACGCCCGCGACTTCTTCTATCTCGGCGAGATGGACAGCGAAGCCTTCTACACTTCGTGGGTGAATTCGGTCAGAGGCGAGACTCGCGAGAGCACGCTTCGTCTGATCGGAAGGGAACGCGCCCGTTTCGTCTGCACCTTTGAGCCGGAGTGGAGCGAGAAGGAGAAGGTGGAAGGCGTGAAGGTGACCTTCAAGGAGCTCTCCAGTGGCGATCGCGCGGGCGGTACCAATCTGGAGGGACTTTACAAGTCGGCCTTCAGTTCGCTCTCGACCCCGCTCGCCATCACCGACGCGTCCGGTCGCGTGAAGGAGGCCAACCACGCCTTTCTCACCTTGATCAATCGCAATCTCGACGAGGCGGCTGGCGAAGTGCTCTTCGATCTGTTTGTAGCCCAACGAGGGGGGAACGACCGAAGCTTGTTCGAGAGCAATCTGGAGAATCGCTGCGACTTCCACCAAACCCTTCGCCTGCCGCGCAAATACGGCTCGGCCTTGCTCATCAAGCTAAACGCCAGCCTGATGGACGGCGACAGCGATAGTCTTTTCGTGTTTTCGGCCAACGTCATGGAGAACGCCTCCTCAGGCCTGAAGGAGGATCTCGATGCCTTGGCGAGCATACGAACGCTTCTGGAGCAGTCGGAGCGGAGAGCCCCCGAGTTGGGCGGGACTCTGGAGGCTCTGCGCGAGCAGGTGGACGCTCTCAAGGCGGAGAGCGACGCCAAGTCGGAGTTTCTGGCCAGCATGTCGCATGAGATTCGCACCCCCATGAACGCGGTGATCGGGTTCTGCGATCTTCTATTGAACACTCGCCTGGACGACGAGCAGGGCGAATACGTGGAGGCCATCTATCAGAGCGGCCAGCTACTCATCCAGCTGATCGGGCAGGTGCTCGACTACTCCAAGATCGCCTCCGGACATTTGCAGATGGAGTCGGAGTCGCTCTCCCTCGAGCAGATCCTGATGGAGGTGCAAGCCATCATGGGCACTCGACTGCGCTCCAAGAATATCGTTTTCCTTCTCGATCGAGACGGCCTGTCTCAGCCAAACGTTTTGGGCGATGCCACGCGGCTGAAGCAGATCCTCATCAATTTGCTCGGAAACGCCTACAAGTTCACCCGCAAGGGAGAGATTCGACTGGTAGCCGAATCCGACGACAGCCCCTTGCGCGATCATGTTTGCATCCGGGTGAGGGTGGAGGACACCGGCATTGGAATCGACCCGACGCGTCTCGATTCGCTCTTCAACCCCTTCGCGCAAGCCAACAGCAGAATTGCGAGAGACTACGGAGGCACGGGATTGGGACTGGCGATCTGCAAACGACTTTGCCAAGCGATGTACGGTGACATTTGGGTGGAGAGCACATCGAAAGCCCATGGCTCCGTTTTCGCATTTGAAATTCATCTCCCCTTGGCTAGTATGAGTCGAAAGCCAGGCGAGGCATCCAACACTATGAAGCAAAGCACCCTCTCAGAAAAGACTGACAGCCCCAAGGCGCAGTCGCAGGCCTCGGAAAAGCGCTCGCAGGACAAGGATCCGCTGCGCGTGCTGGTTGTGGACGACAATCCGAACAACCTGCTGATCACCTCCAAGCTCTCGCAGCATCTCGGCTACGACTCCCAGACCGTGAGCAACGGCGTAGACGCTATCGAGAAGCTGAAGGCGGAGGATTTCGACATCGTGCTGATGGACGTGCGTATGGCTCCGATCAACGGGATGGAAACGACCCGCAAGATCCGCGACGGCGAGGCGGGGGAGCATTCCAAGGGCTCCTACATCATCGCCTTGACCGCTCACGCACTGCAGGGCGACAAGGAGAAATGCTTGGCCTCGGGCATGAACGACTACCTGTCCAAGCCCTTGACCTTGGAAAAGCTGGACGAGTCGCTCTCCAAGGCTCGCGAGGCCCTATCTCTCGATTGA
- a CDS encoding YhbY family RNA-binding protein, which yields MPTLSSKEKAALRGVAQQLRPAVHIGKNGLAASAVQELRKAFEREELIKVAFKAHRDELPQLIERVEQLTESQCVGGVGKRRSFYRPQPTQSQMEG from the coding sequence ATGCCCACTCTCTCCAGCAAGGAAAAGGCCGCTTTGCGCGGCGTCGCCCAGCAGCTCCGACCAGCGGTCCATATCGGCAAGAACGGACTTGCGGCCTCGGCGGTGCAGGAGCTTCGTAAGGCCTTCGAACGCGAGGAGCTGATAAAGGTGGCCTTCAAGGCGCACCGCGACGAGTTGCCGCAGTTGATCGAACGGGTCGAGCAGCTCACCGAGAGCCAGTGCGTCGGGGGCGTGGGCAAGCGTCGCAGCTTCTACCGCCCGCAGCCGACTCAGTCGCAAATGGAGGGCTGA
- a CDS encoding MFS transporter — translation MKLWNPKTPFSPSEAPLHYGWAIAVVGTLGMLASVPGQTIGVNVFSERLIGALELSRINVSAAYFAGTALSGFILPYAGTLFDRFGARRLIALASVGLAASLVFMSFVDHLAGAVERLVSVESLGFAIRVATLTVGFFLIRFWGQGVVMMTSRNMIGKWWVAHRGKVFSIGGIAVAVCFSLTPQAFDWLIERVGWREAWWLMALGLAPFFCSFAWLLYRDNPQECGLEPDAGLAVDEAKSQDPEFRIVKEFQRTEALKTYSFWAFSLVFALQACYFTAFSFHVIDVAADVGMSKGGMLALFFPSAVLNGAVSLFVGWACDRWRLKYLLAFMASGNLVAALGLGLAHPVIMPACVVIGFGISGGCFGALSGVFMPRFFGLKHLGAISGFFASLIVLGSAVGPLAFSLARSFLGSYAFAHWVAGGLSLSLMVGARWANNPQRGLAKS, via the coding sequence ATGAAGCTCTGGAACCCGAAAACGCCTTTCAGTCCCTCCGAGGCGCCGCTGCACTACGGATGGGCGATCGCCGTGGTGGGCACGCTCGGCATGCTCGCCAGCGTGCCCGGCCAGACCATTGGAGTGAACGTTTTCAGCGAGCGTCTGATTGGGGCTCTCGAGCTGAGCCGCATCAACGTCAGCGCCGCCTATTTCGCCGGAACGGCGCTGAGCGGATTCATCCTGCCGTACGCCGGGACGCTGTTCGACCGCTTCGGAGCGCGCCGCTTGATCGCGCTGGCCAGCGTGGGCCTGGCCGCGTCGCTGGTTTTCATGAGCTTCGTTGATCACCTTGCGGGCGCGGTGGAGCGACTCGTTTCGGTTGAAAGTCTGGGGTTCGCCATCCGGGTCGCCACGCTCACGGTGGGTTTCTTTCTCATCCGATTTTGGGGCCAAGGGGTGGTGATGATGACCTCTCGAAACATGATTGGAAAGTGGTGGGTAGCCCATCGCGGAAAGGTGTTTTCCATCGGCGGCATCGCGGTGGCGGTGTGTTTTTCGCTCACTCCTCAAGCCTTCGACTGGCTCATCGAGCGTGTCGGCTGGCGGGAAGCCTGGTGGCTGATGGCGCTTGGGCTCGCGCCGTTCTTCTGCTCGTTCGCCTGGCTGCTGTACCGCGACAATCCTCAGGAGTGCGGACTCGAGCCGGATGCTGGACTGGCGGTCGACGAGGCGAAGTCGCAGGATCCCGAGTTTCGCATCGTGAAGGAATTCCAGCGGACGGAGGCCTTGAAAACCTATTCATTCTGGGCCTTCAGTTTGGTTTTCGCCCTGCAAGCCTGCTATTTCACCGCCTTCTCCTTCCACGTCATCGACGTGGCGGCGGACGTGGGCATGAGCAAGGGTGGCATGCTGGCGCTTTTTTTCCCGTCGGCGGTGCTCAATGGGGCGGTCAGTCTGTTCGTGGGCTGGGCCTGCGATCGCTGGCGGCTGAAGTACCTGCTGGCCTTCATGGCTTCGGGAAACCTCGTGGCGGCGTTGGGCTTGGGGCTTGCTCATCCGGTGATAATGCCAGCCTGCGTGGTGATCGGCTTCGGGATTAGCGGTGGCTGCTTCGGGGCTTTGAGCGGCGTGTTCATGCCGCGCTTTTTCGGTCTCAAGCATTTGGGGGCGATCAGCGGATTTTTCGCCTCGCTCATCGTGCTTGGCAGCGCAGTGGGGCCCTTGGCCTTCAGTCTGGCCCGCAGCTTTCTCGGCAGCTACGCCTTCGCTCACTGGGTGGCGGGAGGCCTTTCGCTCTCGCTGATGGTGGGAGCCAGGTGGGCCAACAATCCGCAGCGGGGGCTGGCGAAATCCTGA
- a CDS encoding permease codes for MNALNQFFIQTWLMIAEMGPYLILGLAISALLHRVLRRSWVEGLMGKPKLSSIVWGSVVGVPMPLCSCGVIPVTMSLRNKGASNGAAVSFLTSTPQTGVDSFLATYGLLGPVFAVYKIIVAFASGILVGLSVQLFDKNADSPPKKPAFQKLTSSSPVASGMGAVAQTAPQPETPTVKQSLRYGFVTMPGDLANALLVGFLLAGLIAAFAPADLLSDIPGGVFSAILLATVISVPFYICSTGSIPLALALVHSGLPISAALVLLIAGPATNVTTILAMRKILGGRSTVFYVLGVVLTTWIAAAVYHALLDTGTLGVAGMSHHMEELPLWKHLGGAALLALLLYPKALPLLKSKKAQQPARSPSVASDLKTVSLKIAGMNCSHCESSIRSGLSELAFAPKVVSVDRQSETAIIRAERFDESATRAMVESLGFEYKGSKEA; via the coding sequence ATGAACGCCCTAAACCAGTTCTTCATTCAGACTTGGCTGATGATCGCCGAGATGGGGCCCTACCTCATCCTCGGGCTCGCGATCTCCGCCTTGCTGCATCGCGTGCTGCGCCGAAGCTGGGTGGAGGGCTTGATGGGAAAGCCGAAACTCAGCTCCATCGTCTGGGGCAGCGTGGTGGGCGTGCCGATGCCGCTGTGCTCCTGCGGCGTCATCCCGGTCACCATGAGCCTGCGCAACAAAGGTGCCAGCAACGGGGCTGCGGTTTCCTTCCTCACCTCCACTCCACAAACCGGAGTGGACAGCTTCCTGGCCACCTACGGCTTGCTGGGACCGGTCTTCGCAGTCTACAAGATCATCGTAGCATTCGCCTCCGGCATCCTGGTCGGCCTCTCAGTTCAACTCTTCGATAAAAACGCCGACTCCCCGCCGAAAAAGCCCGCCTTTCAGAAACTGACTTCGAGCTCCCCCGTCGCCTCCGGCATGGGAGCAGTCGCTCAAACGGCGCCCCAGCCCGAGACGCCTACCGTGAAACAGTCCCTGCGCTACGGGTTCGTAACCATGCCGGGAGACCTCGCCAACGCCTTGCTCGTCGGCTTCCTGCTGGCCGGTCTCATCGCCGCCTTCGCCCCGGCCGATCTGCTTTCGGACATTCCCGGAGGCGTCTTCTCCGCCATCCTGTTGGCTACCGTCATCTCGGTGCCCTTCTACATTTGCTCCACCGGATCCATCCCGCTCGCCCTCGCCCTGGTGCACAGCGGACTGCCGATCAGCGCCGCCTTGGTGCTGCTCATCGCCGGACCCGCGACCAATGTCACCACCATCCTTGCCATGCGAAAAATCCTCGGCGGCCGCTCCACCGTCTTCTACGTGCTCGGGGTGGTGCTCACCACCTGGATTGCTGCGGCCGTCTACCACGCGCTGCTCGACACGGGGACCTTGGGCGTGGCCGGCATGTCGCACCACATGGAGGAGCTTCCGCTTTGGAAACACCTTGGCGGGGCAGCGCTGCTTGCCCTGCTGCTCTACCCGAAGGCGCTGCCACTTCTCAAATCGAAAAAAGCGCAGCAACCCGCTCGCTCGCCTTCCGTGGCGAGCGATCTCAAAACCGTTTCGCTGAAGATCGCCGGCATGAACTGCAGCCACTGCGAAAGCTCCATTCGCAGCGGGCTGAGCGAGTTGGCTTTCGCCCCGAAAGTGGTCTCGGTCGACCGACAAAGCGAAACCGCGATCATACGAGCGGAGCGCTTCGACGAGTCAGCGACGCGCGCCATGGTGGAGTCATTGGGATTCGAATACAAGGGATCCAAAGAAGCATAG
- the hrpA gene encoding ATP-dependent RNA helicase HrpA, whose translation MGQAPHRPDPFADIDFPPDLPICKRKDEIVSAIRRHPVIVLAGETGSGKTTQIPKMCLAAGLGKKGKIACTQPRRVAALSVAQRVADELKVDFGREVGAKIRFTDQTSKRTRVKFMTDGMLLSEIQNDPLMREYDAVIIDEAHERSLNIDFLLGYLNRLREKRPELKVIITSATIDTEKFSQAFGGAPIIEVSGRMYPVDVVYAPLDELLEDAGDFTYLEGISESVQRIQDEFGVGDILAFLPTEKDIREAMELLEGRFGRRMEIVPCFGRLSNKDQQRIFLPASKRKLVLATNIAETSLTIPGIRFVIDTGLARISRYNPRGRTKRLPIVKVSQSSANQRKGRCGRVADGICIRLYSEKDFESRPVYSIPEIQRANLADVILRMLASRLGRVEDFPFIDPPTPAAITAGYGLLQELGAIRSSSKQPEPPSPDSQIEQAPRFELSPLGRQLCKLPIDPTVGRMLLEAQRHGVTHEVLVIASALSIQDPRERPLGKEAAARQAHSRFDHPHSDFLTLLNIWEALHDEFDRLSQGKLRKFCKSHFLNYLRMREWRDIYDQLDRSLPKDPPEKQRNQSSTTDTLERDSARYHAIHACLLTGLLANVGQRQEQNLYRCSGNRKPLIFPGSGLFIKQPFDKKGKRKAVGTEAGPRKKSPEWIMAGEIVETNRLYARTVASIDPRWIVDVGQHILSRHYSDPQFLPQEGRVIARESLRIHGLEIQNKNVSYLKVDAHKATEIFIREALLNEEFEAPANWNFLEENRRLLRRIQNAQTVISVAHWMGVEEAAFRFYRDRLQSIASIHDLNRLLKVARDVPARASHRPDPASENIPAHPRSSAVQSSLYMKESDLTATEEAAVDLSLFPESVELGNAALPIEYQYKHGHQKDGVTLRLPYHKTKELSDALLDWLVPGHLEAKTLALLKALPKQIRQRLQPLAERARTISQELRPTHQTLVESLKAHLLKTYSIETYESDWDDSAIPDHLRARVEVFDKKGNAIAQGRDVASIQKQLSETEQLLSKEPKGKADALWRQARDRFERPIESIADLRKALSLSGVDAKSPNLPELRIRIGSINGLPLYAYPALRVSADQSSVSLYLFPSPDDAAMSNQRGIAAFLEHELRRELAWIRSDLKEVKRVGPAGVAFRPIAELQEDVFEHIRLALRTHDLTTLDPEALLAARDAAHDRSKGILYRVVDQLKTLLEKRQGLVVQAELFKQFSHDIERLLPPDFLRHTPHHVLARLPVYLECIQRRFETQGKDPARDAQRQTQVERYRTRLRQQASDMDAKTRSELRWMIEEFAVSVFAQHLGTAYPVSPKKLDQAFDRASSHDVLATDKDTEKRPTPGRGGQSPRGSSSKSPPTDRPTQADLDSLKKLFG comes from the coding sequence GTGGGCCAAGCACCGCATAGACCCGATCCATTCGCCGACATCGATTTCCCGCCCGATCTTCCGATCTGCAAGAGGAAGGATGAAATCGTATCCGCAATCCGACGACATCCCGTCATCGTGCTAGCGGGTGAAACCGGCTCCGGAAAGACGACTCAGATCCCCAAGATGTGCCTTGCCGCCGGATTGGGCAAAAAAGGCAAGATCGCCTGCACACAGCCGAGGCGCGTCGCCGCATTGTCGGTCGCGCAACGAGTGGCGGACGAGCTCAAGGTGGACTTCGGTCGAGAGGTGGGCGCTAAGATCCGATTCACCGATCAAACCAGCAAGCGCACTCGCGTCAAGTTCATGACCGACGGCATGCTGCTCTCCGAAATACAAAACGATCCGCTCATGCGGGAGTACGACGCGGTCATTATCGACGAAGCTCACGAACGCTCCCTCAACATCGACTTCCTGCTTGGCTACCTCAACCGGCTTCGCGAAAAGCGCCCGGAACTCAAGGTCATCATCACCTCAGCGACCATCGACACGGAGAAGTTTTCCCAGGCCTTCGGTGGAGCCCCCATCATCGAGGTGTCAGGCCGCATGTACCCGGTCGACGTAGTCTACGCCCCGCTCGACGAACTGCTCGAAGACGCTGGCGACTTCACCTACCTCGAAGGAATTAGCGAATCCGTACAACGGATACAGGACGAGTTCGGCGTGGGCGACATACTCGCGTTTCTTCCTACGGAAAAGGACATTCGCGAGGCCATGGAGCTTCTGGAGGGACGATTCGGCCGCCGCATGGAGATCGTTCCTTGTTTTGGTCGACTGTCCAACAAGGACCAGCAACGCATCTTCCTTCCTGCCTCCAAACGAAAGCTGGTGCTGGCCACAAATATCGCGGAGACCTCACTCACCATCCCGGGCATTCGATTCGTCATCGACACCGGCCTCGCTCGGATCTCTCGCTACAATCCGCGCGGACGCACCAAGCGGCTCCCTATCGTCAAGGTTTCCCAAAGCTCCGCCAATCAGCGAAAAGGCCGCTGCGGGCGCGTCGCCGATGGCATCTGCATCCGTCTGTATTCAGAAAAGGACTTCGAATCTCGCCCAGTCTATTCAATTCCTGAAATTCAGCGAGCAAACCTCGCCGACGTCATCCTTCGCATGCTGGCTTCCCGACTGGGCCGTGTGGAGGACTTTCCGTTCATCGATCCGCCCACCCCTGCCGCCATCACCGCAGGATACGGCTTGCTCCAGGAACTCGGAGCCATCCGCAGTTCCTCGAAACAGCCGGAACCCCCGAGCCCGGATTCCCAAATCGAGCAGGCCCCCCGTTTCGAGCTCTCTCCGCTGGGGCGGCAGCTCTGCAAGCTGCCCATCGACCCGACCGTCGGGCGTATGCTGCTCGAAGCTCAACGCCACGGCGTCACCCACGAGGTCCTGGTGATCGCTTCCGCTCTCTCCATTCAGGACCCGAGGGAACGCCCGCTGGGCAAAGAAGCGGCCGCTCGGCAAGCCCACTCTCGATTCGATCACCCGCACTCCGATTTCCTCACTTTGCTGAACATCTGGGAGGCGCTGCACGACGAGTTCGATCGCCTTTCTCAAGGCAAGCTGCGCAAGTTCTGCAAGTCCCACTTTCTCAACTACCTTCGAATGCGCGAGTGGCGCGACATCTACGATCAGCTCGATCGCTCGCTTCCAAAGGACCCGCCAGAGAAACAACGTAACCAAAGCTCAACTACCGACACGCTCGAGCGTGACAGCGCTCGCTACCACGCCATCCACGCTTGCCTGTTAACCGGGCTGCTCGCCAACGTGGGCCAACGCCAGGAGCAGAACCTCTACCGCTGCAGCGGAAACCGCAAACCGCTGATCTTTCCTGGTTCAGGCCTCTTCATCAAACAACCCTTCGACAAAAAGGGGAAACGCAAAGCCGTCGGCACCGAAGCCGGTCCGCGGAAGAAGAGCCCCGAGTGGATCATGGCGGGCGAGATCGTCGAAACCAATCGCCTCTACGCCCGCACCGTCGCCTCCATCGATCCGCGCTGGATCGTCGACGTGGGCCAGCACATTCTCAGCCGCCACTACAGCGACCCACAATTCCTCCCACAAGAAGGACGCGTCATCGCTCGCGAATCTCTACGTATCCACGGATTGGAGATACAGAACAAGAATGTCAGCTATCTCAAAGTCGACGCACATAAAGCGACTGAAATCTTCATTCGTGAAGCCTTGCTCAACGAGGAATTCGAGGCTCCCGCAAATTGGAACTTTCTCGAAGAGAACCGACGTCTCTTACGCCGTATCCAAAACGCCCAGACTGTCATCTCCGTCGCCCATTGGATGGGAGTCGAAGAGGCGGCCTTTCGCTTCTACCGCGATCGCCTGCAAAGCATCGCCTCCATCCACGACCTCAACCGCTTGCTAAAGGTGGCGAGGGACGTACCAGCACGCGCGTCCCATCGACCCGATCCCGCATCCGAAAACATCCCCGCCCATCCGCGCTCATCCGCGGTTCAAAGTTCTCTCTACATGAAGGAGTCGGATCTCACCGCAACCGAGGAGGCTGCCGTGGACCTGTCCCTTTTTCCAGAGAGCGTGGAGCTCGGAAACGCCGCCCTGCCCATCGAGTACCAGTACAAACACGGGCACCAGAAGGACGGCGTCACTCTCAGGCTGCCCTACCACAAGACCAAAGAGCTCAGCGATGCCTTGCTCGACTGGCTGGTCCCCGGGCATCTCGAAGCCAAAACGCTGGCCTTGCTCAAGGCCTTGCCCAAGCAGATCCGCCAGCGTCTGCAGCCTCTAGCCGAGAGGGCCCGGACCATCTCACAAGAGCTGCGCCCCACCCACCAAACGCTTGTCGAATCTCTCAAGGCGCATTTGCTGAAAACGTATTCGATCGAAACCTACGAATCCGATTGGGACGACTCCGCGATCCCCGATCACCTGCGAGCTCGGGTGGAGGTCTTCGACAAAAAGGGAAACGCCATCGCGCAAGGCCGAGACGTGGCCTCCATCCAAAAACAGCTTTCGGAAACCGAACAGCTGCTAAGCAAGGAGCCCAAGGGGAAAGCCGACGCCCTCTGGCGGCAAGCCCGCGACCGCTTCGAGCGACCGATCGAATCGATAGCGGACCTCCGCAAGGCCCTGTCGCTTAGCGGGGTCGACGCGAAATCGCCCAACCTGCCAGAACTCCGCATTCGCATTGGCTCGATCAACGGGCTTCCGCTCTATGCGTACCCCGCCCTGCGCGTCTCCGCCGATCAGTCGAGCGTCAGTCTGTACCTTTTCCCTTCGCCCGATGATGCCGCGATGTCGAACCAGCGGGGCATCGCCGCATTTCTCGAACACGAACTCCGACGGGAGCTGGCATGGATCAGGAGCGACCTAAAGGAAGTGAAACGCGTCGGTCCCGCCGGCGTCGCCTTCCGCCCCATAGCCGAACTTCAGGAGGACGTCTTCGAGCACATCAGACTGGCCCTTCGTACCCACGATCTAACTACACTAGATCCGGAAGCGCTGCTGGCTGCTCGCGATGCCGCTCACGATCGATCGAAGGGCATTCTCTACCGAGTCGTCGACCAACTGAAAACGCTTCTGGAAAAGCGACAAGGCCTCGTGGTTCAAGCCGAACTGTTCAAGCAGTTCTCTCACGATATCGAACGCCTGCTTCCTCCAGACTTTCTGCGCCACACACCGCACCATGTCCTGGCGCGGCTTCCGGTCTACCTCGAGTGCATCCAGCGGCGCTTCGAAACCCAGGGCAAGGATCCCGCTCGCGATGCACAGCGCCAAACGCAAGTGGAGCGCTACCGAACGCGCCTGAGGCAGCAGGCGAGCGACATGGATGCCAAGACCAGATCCGAGCTTCGCTGGATGATCGAGGAATTCGCTGTCTCAGTCTTCGCGCAACACCTCGGCACCGCCTATCCAGTCTCTCCAAAGAAACTCGACCAAGCCTTCGACCGAGCCTCTTCCCACGACGTCCTCGCGACGGACAAGGATACCGAAAAGCGCCCAACGCCCGGACGAGGCGGCCAGAGCCCGCGAGGCTCCTCATCGAAATCTCCTCCAACCGATCGTCCGACCCAGGCGGACCTCGATTCCCTCAAGAAGCTTTTCGGGTAG
- a CDS encoding ATP-binding protein, giving the protein MSQPDDHQTNPSASSTTSEDSSTAETLFLLSICRDDDDAAALRADLRRSSLQRYKLQHCAHIDDANHLLQVCGFDVVFLRLDDFQDKQGAIDLVRESDPHLSLIALATSRLLAGNDFRIPAGIDATCRIEDLSPTLISNLVQSVTERKRSAKERARLAQERDLAIEAGELGSWSLDVETGRIELSENAQKQLRLPAYGRRPCYLDDILEFSHPDDQDRFKRTIDLSIETRGSLRTNLRIARNDGSVDRFEISARYQPGGPSTHPKLFGYLRKASQSPEDLQNRIESANAAIQKALALRDEAIAAAGNELQLLLDRLNLIEGAEPQSTSTTKSLQQAAPPGKASFSKPAEPAISDEVQESVSSASGASATASEKEHSSDNASLGLDKQSAFRSVLKSITRQKQDQSANTFPFDFSSSSQADYSEPNPDTEGFVGAAKRLVSITQNGHKLRVNLSIDNDGAIETERERELLYEILKELLTNVVKHARASECIIAIFRDEDDWVLQVEDDGVGLEKNLISISTPLNQIGLFRIRTKLALKGGQLDLTPTQPKGLIARARLPVNLASRGAERA; this is encoded by the coding sequence ATGTCGCAACCCGACGACCACCAAACCAATCCCTCCGCTTCTTCCACCACCTCTGAGGACTCCTCGACCGCAGAGACGCTTTTTCTTCTCTCCATCTGTCGCGACGACGACGACGCTGCTGCCCTCAGGGCGGATCTCAGACGCTCCAGCCTCCAGCGCTACAAGCTTCAGCACTGCGCCCACATCGACGACGCCAATCACCTGCTGCAGGTATGCGGATTCGACGTGGTTTTTCTGCGCCTAGACGACTTTCAGGACAAGCAAGGCGCCATCGATCTGGTGCGCGAATCCGACCCGCACCTGTCGCTCATAGCCCTCGCCACCAGCCGACTGCTGGCCGGAAACGACTTCCGGATTCCGGCGGGCATCGACGCCACCTGCCGCATCGAGGACCTCTCGCCCACCCTGATCAGCAACCTGGTGCAGAGCGTGACCGAGCGAAAGCGCAGCGCCAAGGAGCGAGCGCGCCTGGCTCAGGAACGCGATCTCGCTATCGAGGCTGGCGAATTGGGCTCCTGGTCGCTCGACGTGGAAACCGGCCGCATCGAGCTAAGCGAAAACGCCCAGAAGCAGCTTCGCCTGCCAGCCTACGGCAGGCGCCCTTGCTACCTCGACGACATACTGGAATTCTCCCACCCCGACGATCAGGACCGCTTCAAACGCACCATCGATCTCAGCATCGAGACCCGAGGAAGCCTGCGCACCAACCTTCGCATCGCCCGAAACGACGGCTCCGTCGACCGCTTCGAAATCAGCGCCCGCTACCAGCCGGGCGGACCGAGCACCCACCCCAAGCTCTTTGGCTACCTCCGCAAAGCCTCCCAATCTCCAGAGGATCTGCAAAACCGCATCGAGTCCGCCAACGCCGCCATCCAAAAAGCCCTGGCCCTGCGCGACGAAGCGATTGCCGCGGCGGGCAACGAACTGCAGCTGCTGCTGGACCGGCTAAACCTCATCGAAGGGGCCGAGCCACAGTCGACTTCGACCACGAAATCGCTTCAGCAGGCAGCGCCCCCTGGCAAAGCGAGTTTCTCCAAACCCGCCGAACCTGCGATCTCGGACGAGGTTCAGGAAAGCGTCTCCTCGGCCAGCGGAGCCTCCGCCACCGCCTCGGAAAAAGAGCACAGCTCGGACAACGCCTCGCTCGGCCTCGACAAGCAAAGCGCCTTCCGAAGCGTGCTCAAGTCCATCACGCGCCAAAAGCAGGACCAGTCCGCCAACACCTTCCCCTTCGACTTCTCCTCCAGCAGCCAGGCCGACTACTCGGAGCCAAATCCTGACACCGAAGGCTTCGTCGGAGCCGCCAAGCGCCTGGTCAGCATCACCCAGAACGGTCACAAGCTGAGGGTCAATCTCAGCATCGACAACGATGGAGCCATCGAGACCGAACGCGAGCGCGAGCTGCTGTACGAGATCCTGAAGGAGTTGCTGACCAACGTGGTCAAGCACGCCCGCGCCTCCGAGTGCATCATCGCCATTTTCCGAGACGAAGACGACTGGGTGCTGCAGGTGGAGGACGACGGAGTCGGGCTGGAGAAAAACCTCATTTCCATCTCCACTCCGCTCAACCAGATCGGACTTTTCCGCATTCGCACCAAGCTCGCTCTCAAAGGCGGCCAGCTAGACCTCACCCCGACCCAGCCCAAAGGGCTGATCGCCCGAGCCCGCCTCCCGGTCAACCTCGCCTCGCGCGGCGCCGAACGGGCCTGA